AGACAACAAAGCACGCGATTAAGAGTTTCTTCAATCGCTAAAATATTAAACAGACAACCTAGTCTTGTACTAAGACTAGGTTGTCTGTTTTTTGCTTTAATAGTGAATAACAATCTTGAATTATGTAACACTAAGTTTTAAGTAAGCAATATAATTCTTGGAGGGTTTATCAATGGGCATTTATAGAATTAAGCATCTATTTTTATGCTGTTTCGTAATCCTAATAATTGTAATTGCGGGTTGCGGTTTACAAGCGGACAAGGTTCCACCAGTGGATCAACCAAATGAGGACGAAATCCCAGAAAACACGCTAGTAGCAATAAAAGCTAATAAAGCCCCTACGATTGATGGTGTAAGTGAAAACGTTTGGGATCAAGCACCTGAATTTCAGGTTTCATTATCTGGCGGGGCTATGCTACAAGGGGGAACAGGTGGTAAATTTGATGATGGCAATACAGAAGTAGGAATAAAGGCGTTATACGATAATCAAAATATTTATATGCAATTTGTGTGGGAAGACTCAACAGAATCTTTAGCAAGAGGACCTTGGATCAAAGAGAATGGTAAGTTAGTTTTAAAGCCGTATAATGAATATTACGAAGATAAATTCGCAGTGTTATGGAATATCAACGACTCAGTCGCAGGGTTTAACGAGCAGGGGTGTGGGGTGACTTGTCATACCACAGAATTCAAAGCAGAGAATGGTTCGCCAATTATCAAACATTACACGAATGCAGAAAATGAGATTCTTGACATGTGGCATTGGAAATCTGTTCGTCAGAATACTGTATTTGGACCTGACAAACCTGGCTTGATGCATGATCAGCAAATGGTTAACACAAGATTTAATCCTGAAGATCCAGCAACAAAAGGCGCTGGTCGAAAAGCCGACCCTGGGGAAAAGGAATATAAAGTTAACGCAACAGAAGATAAATCTCAACCTTTATATGTATTTGATGGTGAAGTGAAAAATGGTAATCCTTATGTTATTGTAGAAGGTATCGATAACAGAAAAGAATACACTTCCGCATATTTGGCTCAAATGAAGGAAGGCGATTTTATTCCTGGAGCAATTTCTTTCCAAATTACTGGTGATCCTGCGGATATTGCAGCAAAAGCAAAATGGGAAAATGGAGTATGGACAATGGAGATTCAACGTAAATTAGTAACAAATTCAGACAAAGATATTGCTTTTAATGACTTAAATAAAGAGTACTTCTTTTCAGTTGCTGCCTTCGATAATAGTCAAATAGGACATGCATTTCAAGCTGGAGTACAGAAGCTAATTTTTAGACAATAATGTCTTATAGAAGCTAGGATATTGAATATAGGAACCTGAGCCTGTTTTATAAAGGCTCAGGTTTTTAATTAAGGAGGGAACAGTATGTACTATCATGGGATTAAGGCGGAATATCTACATGTGCATTATCCGATTATTAACCCGATACGAACAGAACAACGGAAAAGCCCAACCCAGTTAAGGGACGGACTAAACCTTAAGAGACGCTTTGGCTTTGAACCTGTACATCTATTAGAATGCTCGGAAGATTACCCGCGCGGACACTGCTTGCGTTCCTGTAGTACATTTGGTGATACAATCTTCGTATTTGATACGATAGAACTGCCAATCCTGATTTTAAGCTCCCATGAGCGTGGTGTATCGCATTTAGATTTGAGAAAAGCAAGATATTGCTATATTACTTCTGTAGATGCAGCTCGCCATGTACGCGCGTGGCTGCCGAATTTGCCAATAAAGATTGACTT
The nucleotide sequence above comes from Desulfuribacillus stibiiarsenatis. Encoded proteins:
- a CDS encoding ethylbenzene dehydrogenase-related protein translates to MGIYRIKHLFLCCFVILIIVIAGCGLQADKVPPVDQPNEDEIPENTLVAIKANKAPTIDGVSENVWDQAPEFQVSLSGGAMLQGGTGGKFDDGNTEVGIKALYDNQNIYMQFVWEDSTESLARGPWIKENGKLVLKPYNEYYEDKFAVLWNINDSVAGFNEQGCGVTCHTTEFKAENGSPIIKHYTNAENEILDMWHWKSVRQNTVFGPDKPGLMHDQQMVNTRFNPEDPATKGAGRKADPGEKEYKVNATEDKSQPLYVFDGEVKNGNPYVIVEGIDNRKEYTSAYLAQMKEGDFIPGAISFQITGDPADIAAKAKWENGVWTMEIQRKLVTNSDKDIAFNDLNKEYFFSVAAFDNSQIGHAFQAGVQKLIFRQ